The segment ACCGGCATCAATAAAGTGGGTTACCTGATTTAAAACGAATGTCTCAGAGGCAACCGGGAAACGCATGGTGAAAAAAGTCAGTTTCATCACATTACCCTAATACTTTAAGAATCTCTTCAGTGATCCGGTTGCCAATTTCCCTTTCATTCGCAACGGCCGTGTCGACCTTCGCCTTGATGTTGTCGTAGTCGGCAAGGACAGTTTTGACCTTGTCGATCAGCGAGCCATCCATCAGGCTTTTTACATCGGTTGCCATCTGTGGCAGACCAAGCTGGTTCATGACGCCCATCGACTTGTGCTCGTAGTTGATCGCCACGGCCGGGGTGCCAAAGTTCATGGAGATAATCGCCGAGTGCAGGCGCGTGCCGATGGTCAGATGGCAGTGGCTCAGCAGGATGCCCAGCTCAAGGTCATTAAACTCATCCATGATGACATGATAATGTTCAGGCTGTGTCACGTGGTCGCGCAGCGTCAGGGCGACCATGCGGTCATCCTTGGCGTAGCTGTCGATACCGGTGCAGGTCGAGAACGCCACGACCTGATAGCCTTCGGCGATCATCGCGTTGATCACCCGACCAAATGCCGCCTCATACTCTTTCTGTGTCACGCCCAGACGTTTATCAAACGGTGCCAGCTCACGCACGGTGATGGCGATGGTTTTACGTCCGTCGATAATGCCCTGCCAGTGCAGCAGGTTATGGCTCGGATTTTCCACCTCGCGCGCCCGCACCAGGAAGGCCGTATCAACGCCAGGCGCCACTTTCGAGCTGGTCACGCCATCGCGCTTCATCAGATCGAGGCTGACGGATTCACGCAGCACCAGGCTGTCAACGCGGTCGAAAACAAAGTTCGCCAGCGCATTGACGCGCGGGTTCTGGAAAGGTCCGACCGAGTGGCCGATCAGGTAGATCGGTTTTTTCGCCATCAGCGCACAGAGCGCGTGGTCAAACTGGGTCACGCCATAGAGATCGACGAAGAACGAACCGCCCACCTGAATGATCGCATCATATTTTGCCAGGCTTTCGGTAAAGGCTTTCAGGTGCGGTGGCACGGCAAACGACTTAAAGACGCCGCCTTTGCCCAGATGCGCCATCATGATGTCAGGCATCAGACGGTTGGCAACCTTACGCTTAAACGAACCGACCAGGCCCTTGCCTGACTTACTGTTGTGCAGGTAGAGCGCATCCTGCTGAATATCCTGCTGGAGCAGATAACCGGAGCTGGTTGGATAACGGCTGATCACATCAATGTCTAAATCACTGCGTGCGGACCGCATCGAATCGATCAGTCCACGAAGAATCGCGCCATCCCCGCGATTCCCACACGTATGGTTACCCACCAATAAAATTTTCATAACAACTCCGAATGAATTTTTTTAATTCTCTAAGCCGCCCGGATCCGAAATGGGCAAAATGGACTCTGATTAAAGTAATGCTTTACGGGATAACGCACCCAAAGGTAGTGCTCCTGTCTGACCCGGCCGCCTCCGTTGTGGCGGCCGTCCTGCAAAGTGTTAAGACTTAATGGCGAAATAAGGCAGTGCGACCTGCCTGCCGTTGATCACCACCGAAACAAAGCCTTCCGGTTTGCTGGTGTCGACCTGATCGGCGGAGAGCGGCCGGGATGCCATCAGCAGATCGCCCTGCTCGTTCGCGCCCACGCCCGCTTTGCCGTTGTGCAGGCTGAAGCGCTGCGGCGCGCGTTTGGTGGCGTCGCCCGCAGGTGGATTGGATTTTTCCATGCGGGCGTTAATCCGCGCGCAGCGGCCGGTGACAAAGCGATCTTTACCGTTGGTTTTCACCAGCACGCCGGCCGATGGCGTCCAGCCAGCCAGTTTGACGAAGATTCGGACATCGGTGTCATGCTCGGCCACATAACGAACATCAATAACCGGCGAGCTGCCCTCTGCTGACCAGCTCGCTTCTGAGCGATCTTTCTTGCGCTGCACATGGATAACCGCGCGACCGCCGGTGGTCTTGTCCCCAATCAGATTCATCAGTGGCTTGTCGCCGCTGCCGTTGCTGAACTGCGACTGACCAAAGATTTCGATCTCCCACGAATCCCCTACCGTCGGGGAATAGAGCGAGCCGAGATCGAACCAGGTCTCCTGATTGGTGTTGTTCTCCAGCCGCCAGCGCGACGTGAGGTAGTTATATTTCAGGCTGCCATCCAGCGCGACGCCCCAGGACTCCACGCGGGTTGAGCCCATCTCCCAGATGCTGAGCAGACGCTCGCCCTGCATGGAGTTGTCGATCCAGCTGCCGGACTGCAGGCTGGTCTGCCGCATGTTCAGACGGGTGTTATGGGCGATCAGCGGATTCTTACAATCCTCCAGGCTCAGCGCATCGACGATCCACTGACCGTTTGAGAGATCGCCCGGATTATCGCAATGCTCAATCCAGCCGTTGTGAATAATCGACTGGCCGCAGCGTGGCAGGTTCAGGACTTTACCGCCGCGACAGTGCTGCGCGTTGAAGTTCGACAGCTCGATCGCCGTGCTGTGGTCCCATTTGCCCTGCTTCTGACCTGACCAGCCCGACTTGATCACATCGCCGCTGCAGCGTGAGGCGTACCACTGGTCGATCTTACAGTCGAGGGTGTCCTGCAGGCTGATGGCGGTGCCGCCGACGGCGTTAAAGCGCAGGCAGGCCCCGCGGAAATATTGTCCGCCAGGGCAGGTGTTGTGGAAAAAGCCCTGCTGGTTTGGACTTTTATCGCTGTTGCCGTTGAAAATCAGGTTCGACAGCTCAACACGACGGGCATTCATCTGGAAGACGAAATCGGACTTACCATCGGAGACGATCGTGGTCGCCGGGAAGTAACCGAAGTTCACCATCGCACCAGAGATGCGGAAGAAGTTGAGATACTTGTCGCCCAGGTTACAGGCGGAGACCATGAAGGTACCCGCCGGAAACTGGACACAGATCTGCTGGTTGGCCTGCTGCGACCACTGGAACATCGCCATAATGGCGGGCGCACAGTCGGTTTTACCGTCAGCAATCGCACCAAAATCGAACAGCGTCAGGCGGTTGAAATCGTCAACCACACGACGCCAGTAAAAGCCTTCACCGGAAAAGTTTACGCCGCCATCGTTCTGCGCGGTCTGGAAGCTGCCGACGAACTCACCGCCGCCGACCTCCCGCCCTTCGTGCCAGCTTTTCAGCTTCACCTTGGCGCCTTCAAACAGCGGACGGGTCTTGCGCAGCTCCGCCACAGAGGGGATCTCGCCAATCAGCTGATAGCCCGCAGGCTGTGCCAGACGCTGACTGAAATCTGCCGCGCCCGGACGGCTCACGTCGGTAATGTTAAACAGCGTCTGACCGTTGCTGTCCTCGACCGCCATGGAGTGCGAGGGGTCGGCAATCAGCGCAGCGTTGTCCTGGATAAACTGGGCAAAGTTGCCTTTATTCAGCGCGATAGGCTGGGCGATCTGCGACACTTTGCCGCTGGCATCACGCAGGTAAACCGGGATCTGATTACCCGGCTTACTGGCATCCGCCCCGGCTTTACCGATCCAGAGTTTCCCTTCGAAGCCCTGCCAGAACTGGGGGGGCATAGCGTAGACGTTTTCCGGCGTCAGAATAGGTACGTCGCCTTTTGGCACATCCGTGGCGTCAACCGGCTTCAGGGCAATACCGTTACTTTTAGCCGCATAGCTGGAAAAGGTGCTCACGGAGAGAGCCCCCACCAGGGCGGAGGCGGCGGTCTGTAAAACTTCTCTTCTTTTCATGCATCAATTCCCGTAGTCAATAAGGCCAGTGGCCATGGCGGTGTCCCTGAGGCACGTCGCAAGTGAGCTTTTCCAGCTCCGGTTAAACCAGTGACAGCCAGCTTTGCCTGATCTGATTACCGTCGAATTTCAGCGCGGTTTGTTTGGTTTTTTCGCTCATGGCATAGAACAGCGCATCATCGCTGGCGAGCTGCTCCATTCGGGCCAGGAAGGTCGCTTTGTCATTCATCGGCACCAGGAAGCCATCTTCACCGTGGTTGATGATCTCCTGCGGGCCGGTCGGGCAGTCATACGCCACAACCGGCAGTGACCAGGATTTGGCCTCCAGCAGCACCAGCGGCAGGCCTTCATAGCGCGAGGTCATCAGCGCCATGTCGCTGTCGCGGTAGTAGTCATTGATGTTGCTGACCTTGCCGACAAACTTCACGCTGTCGGTGATGCCCAGCACGGCCGCCTGGTCGTGCAGCTGCTGACGCAGTTCGCCGTCACCGGCGATGACCAGCGTCCAGTCCGGATGGTTGCGGGCGAAGTCGCGCCAGATATCCAGCAGCAGATCAAAGCCCTTCTGATTATCCAGACGGCCTACCGCCAGCGCCTGGCGATGACGGGTCTGACGCGGATAGTTTTTGTAAACCACCGGATTGGGGATGGGCATGCTCGGAATGCGCCAGCGGCTGAACACCTGATGATCTTTTTCGGTCAGCACGATCACGCGGTCGTAGTAGCGCAGCAGCAGAAACTTAAGAAACCTGATCGGTTTGCTGAAGGAGTTAATGGCGATATGTTCGCAGGCGTAGGCTTTGCCCCGCTTCTTTTTCATCGCCAGCAGGTTCCAGAAGGCGAACATCACGCTCAGGCGACCCATGCTGATCAGGAAGACGGTATCAAACCCCTCTCTGTTAATCCGGGTGACCGCGCTCTTAATCGGGTTGCTCTGCCCTTCAAAGCTGACAATCTCTCTGACATGTTCAAACGGATAGAAGGTTTTTCCGCTGCCTTCCAGCGAGTAGATGGTGACGTCGTGCGTTTCGCCAAGACACTCTGACATAAAGTTACAGATGTTTTCGGTGCCCGCATACGAATAAGCATCTTTGATCACCAGGACAATTTTTTTCATGAAACGCTATCCACCTCAAATTTTAAAGACAATCCTGCCGACGGGCTTAACGATGCTTAAGGGTAAACAGCACACCATTCACCATATACCAGGCGTAATAGTAATAGATTTTTAAAGGATTGTTTTTATAGATAATTCTTAATAATTCAAGGTGCCACTGGGCGGCTTTGTTCTTATTACGGGAAAGGGAATCACCTAATTCGTAATAGTTGACCAGAATCGTCTGAATTACGCGCGCCTGCTTATAGCGGGTGAATAATTCATACAAAAACAGGAAATCTTCATGGCCTTTGCGCTGGAAGAACAGCCCCTGCGGCGGACGGCGGAAACAGACCGAGGAGAAACAGACGCGATACTGTTTCTTCACAAAGTTTTCCTGCTGCAGATAGGGTTTGCCGTAGGTAATGTCGTGCTCGGCCTTGCGGGTTTTGTAGTAATACTCGGTGATCACGAAATCGTCGCCGGCAGCGATGGCGGCCACCTGCTGCGTCAGCTTGTCCGCATGCCACTCATCGTCGCTGTCCAGAAAGGCGATAATCTCTTCCGTGGCGGCACGCAGCCCGACATTGCGGGTCTCGGCGGCGCCCATGTTGACCGCGTTATCGAGAATAGTAATACGCGGGTCCTGACAATGTTCACGCACAAACTCCAGCGAATCATCGGTCGATTTATCGTTCACCAGATAGAGGTGCCAGTCGGTATAGTGCTGATTGATCACCGACTGCACAGCGCGTAACACCGTCTGACGGGCATTATACATCGGCATGACAATGCCAACGGTTCCAACAGAAGTATTCATCTTCAACCCTGAATGTAATGAAATAGAGAGGGGCTCCTGGCTTCAGGAGCGAGGCGAGGCGCGCTGCGCGTCAGGAGATCGCTTTCTCACCGCCAAAACGCGCTTTGACCTTGTCGCGGACACGGTTCATGAAATAAGCACGGTTGTCTTTATTGGTGAGGAAGAAGTAGCGAGCAAAGCTCAGGCTGGCCATCAGCGATTTGCCATCCATCTTGTAGCGCAGCGGCAGCTTAAAGGCTTTGTAGGTGTGGATATCACGCGGGGTAAGATGCGGTTTCATAGCATCGAGCCAGAACATCGAATACTTTACCGATTCGCCTTTGTGTTTCGAGCCAAATTTGGTGATCAGATGGTAGTTCGCCAGCGGCGCGGCGATCATCACAAATTCATAGCCCATGCGGTCGGCACGAATGCAGAAGTCATAATCCTGATGGCGGATATAACGGGTATCGAACTGAATCTTCGCCGCGTCTTCCCGCTTCAGTACAATGGTGCTGGTCTGGATAAAGCCGTAGCAGCCAAACAGATATTCGGCGACGGTCTCATTTTTGCCCGGTGGCTGCATCGGCATCACCTTCAGGAAGGACCCATCCTGATAGATATTCACCTGGCTGAAAATAATGAAGTTCTGTTTGCCCTGGGCCTCCAGCCGGGCAATCTTTTCACTGACCTGCTGCAGTTTGTCGGCGGCCCACTCATCGTCGGCGTCAAGGAAGCTGACATAATCCCCGGTGGCCAGCTCAATGCCTTTGTTGCGCGCGCCCGCGCCGTTGAGTTTGACCTCAGAGAGCACCAGATTGATGTCGAGATCCTGATAGCGTTCGCTGCGAACCACCTCCGCCAGCGCCGCCGCATCCGCCGATTTGTCATCCACGATGATGACGTCGAAATTGCGATACGTCTGTGCTTTAACGCAATCCAGCGTCGTGACAATCGATTCTGACGCGTTATAAGCCGGAATTACGATGGAGAAACGAATGTCCTTCATTGCCAGCACCTCATTAAAATAGTTCAAAAATAGACCGTTCATCCGACAAGGGTCGATGAAAAACCGGTGTTCTGACCGATGGCCGGCCCGGCGTGACGCTTTTCACACCAGGCCGGTCATCGGGTTAATTAATGGATCAACCAAAACTCCCGCGCCACTTCATAACCGGTTACCGCCTGTTTGGTCGAAATGGTGTTGTAGTAGAGGTAATAGAGCAGGAAGAAGACCAGCATGCCAAACAGCACGGGCTTCCAGGATCGTCTGGCCTGGTAGATCAGCGAGGTCAGGATGATCGGCTCCACCTGCTGCAGGTAGTTGGAGAGACGCGAACCTGACGGGAAGTTGTAGAGGAAGATCCTGATCGCGCCGCCGATAGCAAAACTCAGAATCAGCAGGTAGTTAAGGCGATACTGCGCATAGTTTTCCCGCTTCAGCTCATCGGTCAGCATGAAATAGAAGAAGACAAAGACCAGCATGATGTTTTTCAGGTTCGACACGGCCAGGATGCTGCCACCCATGGCGTAGGAGGGGTCATTGTTATAGCCCGACGCCCTCTCCCCCAGCGAACCAAGATGCCCGGCGATCAGGGCAATAAAGCTCGATCCCCCCACCACGGACAGCGGCAGACTGGCAACGATGATAATGACCGGCCACCAGCGCCAGTCACGAATAAACAGGAATGGAATCAGCGTGACGACCATGACACCGGTGTTGTGGCTGGTGAACGAGAGAATAAAGAAGACGAACGCCCACCAGTAGTGCCTGAGATAGATCGACCACAATACGCCGAGGAACAGCGCAGAACTCAGGCCAAAGCGAATCTGGTTAATATCTTTGTTGATAAAGATGTGCGCCGAATAGAGCACCAGTGCCAGCACCGGATAGGGCGACATCTTTCTGAAAAAGTAAGTATTAATGGAAACCGCGATGGCGCAGAAGAAAAACAGGAAGATGCTGGCATTATGCGAAATCAGGCTGGTCAGCCAGGCAGTCACAAAAATCAGCGGTTCGTAGCGGAAAAACGCCACGGTTTTGAAAAAGCCATTGATCTCGATACGACGGACAAAGTCTTCGAAGAAACTGCGGTACTGGAAGTCATCCATGCCGGTGCCGAGACCGCGGATCCCCCCGAAAATAATTAAAACAACGGCGGCAAAACAGAGCAGCCAGGTCAGAACATGATTTGTGCGTTCGTCTTTTTTAAGCGCGATTTCAAACAGTGAAAGCAGCAGTAAAAAACCTGATACATACCAATATGGAGCCATGGTGTGATTCCTTAATTCCACAAGTGCTCATGCCAGCAATAATCCCGCTTCGCCTTCCCGGCTGGCTTTTCAGCAAGCCTGTCAGCACGGTGACAATCGGTGTGCAGGCGATGCCATGCTGGTAATGAATTCTGTTGAGTGACGTTCGCCATGCGATGTATAGATTCATCGCTTATCTGGGTTGGACAGAATAACCTGTGTAAATTGTTGCGTGTCGTCATTCAGAGAGACGATAAAAAGGGGCGGTCAGACCGCCCCCTGTTTATTGCTCAGTAATCAGCTTTTCTCTGTCTTACCGTAGTCGTAGGCGTAGTAGTCGTAACCGTAGCCATACGCATTGGCGGCTTTACGCACCACGGCGTTGAGGATCACACCTTTAATCTCAATACCGTTCTGGGCGAAGCGTTTGAAGCTGACATCCACTTCTTTGGTGGTGTTGGCTTCGAAGCGCGCCACCATCAGCGAGGTACCCGCCAGCTTACCGATGATGGAGGCGTCGGTGACGGCCAGAATCGGTGGCGTATCGATTAATACCAGATCGTAGTTTTTGCTCGCCCAGTCCAGCAGCTCGCCCATGCGACGGTGCATCAGCAGCTCAGACGGGTTAGGTGGCACCTGACCGCGTGGCAGGAAATCAAATCCGTAAACACCCTGCTGAATCAGCGCCGGGCTGAACTCAGTTTTGCCAGAGAGGACGTTTGACAGACCCGCTTTGTTCTCTGCGCCCAGCAGTTCGTGGGTGTAACCACGACGCATGTCGCCATCGATGAACAGGACGCGCTGACCGGCTTTCGCAATCAGGGTCGCCAGGTTGGCACAGATAAAGGTTTTACCAATACCCGGGCTGGCACCGGTGATCATCAGGATGTTGTTTTTGGCTTCCATCATCGCGAAGTGCAGGCTGGTACGCAGGCTACGAATCGCTTCGATGGAGAGGTCAGTCGGGTTACCCAGCGCCAGCAGTGTTTCATGCGGGTCGGTCTTCACCTTCGACTTGCTGGCACGGCGCGCCAGAGCCTCGGTATCTTTCTTACGCTGCCAGTCAGAGAGCGGCACGCTGGCATAGACGTTCATGCCCAGCTCTTCCAGCTGATCCGGGTTTTCGATGCCGTGATGCAGCAGGGCTTTCAGCAGCACCAGGCCCACTGACACGAACAGACCTGCAATCAGGCTTGCCGCGATGATCAGCAGTTTCTTCGGTGCAACCGGCGCATTAGCGGTCTGCGCGCTGTCGATGATGCGGACATCACCCACGGTGCTCGCCTTGCTGATGCCCAGCTCCTGCTGACGGTTCAGCAGCTGCATGTAGATCTCCTGACCGGACTGAACGTCACGGGTCAGACGCAGAATTTCCTGCTGAGTCTGTGGCATGGCCGAAATTTTCTTGTTCAGCTGCGCCTGCTCACCTTCCAGCGTTTTGCGTTTTTCCAGCAGCGCGCGGTAAGTCGGGTGATCTTTGGTAAACAGCTGAGAAACTTCGGCTTCACGGAAGGTCAGTTCGTTCAGCTGGCTCTGGACGCTGACAGAAGAGTCCAGTGCAGACTTCGCTTCCAGTGACAGGTCAACCGATTCGTTCTGACGACGGAAGGTGTTCAGCTTATCTTCCGCTTCATCCAGCTTGCTGCGCACGGCAGGCAGCTGAGTGCGTAAGAACTGCAGACTCTTCTCTGCCTGCTCTGATTTACGCTCAACGTTCTGCAGCAGATAGTTGTTCACGATCTGGTTCAGCACTTTGCTGATCTGATCCGGATCTTCACCCAGATACTCCAGACCCAGAACGCCGGTATCTTTACCTTTGTCTGCCACGGTCAGGTTAGAGAGCACAGAGCGGATAGCCTGCAGATCGTTCAGCTTGGTTACAGTGAAGCTGGTGCCTTCGTCAGCTTTGATGTCGCTGACCAGCATGCTGACGTCGCCGTGCGACTCCAGCTGACCTACTTTACCTTTGAACAGCTCATCACCATCTTTAGAAACGGTGTAGCTGTCCGGGCCGGTCACTTCCAGTTCAACGTTACGTTTGTCGATAGTGCGTGGGATTTCCAGGCGCGAAATCGCAATCGTGGCGGGCTTGTTACCCATCAGGCGGGAGAGACCCTTACCGATCACCGGGAAGTAGTTCTGCTCAACCACGGTATCCAGACCCAGATCGTCAACGGTTTTACCGATGACCATACGGGATTCCAGAATCTCGATCTCAGTATCTGACGCAGGCGTCGGGGGCAGAATGCTGTCAATTTCGTTCAGAACGGTACTGGCATTCTTCTGCTCAACCTGAACCAGCGCATCGGCGCTATAAATCGGTGTTGCAAAGAGTGTGTAGAGTGTTCCCGCCAGCATGAAAAAAGCGGTAACGGCAACAATGATCCAGCGATGATCAATTAGCTGTCCCACAAGATGCGCCAGATCCCATCCATTCGAATCCTCTCCCGGCGCGGTACTGACCTTATTTTTTATATTCATGGATAATCCCAACTATCGGCTTAATACGTTGACCCATTTCTGGGTAGCGTTTTCCAGTAACCCGTAAATCTCTTCAAAGGCCTCACGGCTCTTTCTGTACGGATCCGCAATTTCTTTTTGATTCAGCCAGTGTCCAAGCAGCATGGTTTTACCCCGTGCTGCCGGGTCGATGCGGTTCACCTGATCGATGTGCCGCTTCTCCATCACCAGAATCAGATCAACGTTGCGGCACATCTCTGCCGTCAACTGTTGCGCCTGATGTCCTTCCAGCGACAGACCCTGCGCCGCAGCGACCTCAGACGCCATTCTGTCGGCCGGGTGGCCAACCAGCGCCCCCAGGCCGGCCGAGCGGACATCTAAATCAGGCAACGCGCGTTTAAACATCCGCTCTCCGGTAGGAGAGCGACAGATGTTGCCGACGCAAACGACGAGCACGGACGTAATCATGGACGGACCTTATCTTCCCCAGGTACGGATACGCGATGCGGCCTGTGTCGCATCGTTGATACCGGCGATGGTTGGTATCAGTTGCGAAATCACACGGTTCCAGCGCGTCAGCGGCGTTGAGGTGACATAGACGATGTCATAAGGCTGAAGCTGGAAATCGGTTCCCATCACCATGGATGCCGCATCTTTGGTGTTCAACTGATAGATGTTGGCAATCTTGTTGCGATCGGTGCCGTGCAGTGGACGAATAACGAAGACACCGGTGGCGTCAGAGGTGGTCTGATCCATCCCCGCCGCATTGCCCAGGGCTTCCGCCAGCGTCATGCCACTGCGGTCCATTTTCAGGGTGGTCTGCTGTTTCACTTCACCCATCACGAAGATCTTCAGGTCATCGTTACGCGGAACGTAAAGGATATCGCCCGGATAGAGGAGGTGGTTCTGGCTCAGGTCGCCATTCTGCATCAGGGCCTGCAGCGAGATGCGCTGTTCGCGGCCGTTATGCGTCAGCACGACGTTACGCCAGTCCGCATCGGCGGCCAGGCCGCCTGCGGCGTTGATTGCATCCAGCACCGTCAACGGCACGTTGGTGATCGGCTGCTGACCTGAGGTCGTGACTGAACCGGTGACGTAGGTTTTCTGCGATTTAAAGGAGGCGATGCTGACATCGACCTGTGGGCTCTCAATGTACTGTGCCAGGCGACGCGCGATTTCGTTACGCACTTCACCCACGGTACGGCCCGCTACACGCACACGGCCAATGTAGGGATAGAAGATGGTGCCATCAGAGTGCACCCAGTTACCGGTGTCGCTGGCGCTACGGTACTGACCCGCTGGGGTCGTCAGTTCCGGGTGATCCCAGACGGTCACCGTCAGGACGTCGCCCACACCGATACGGTATTCGTAGTTCTGAATTTCGTTCTGCAGAGAAGGATTGGTCTGGGCCACCAGTGGCTTCGGACGCATCTTCTCAACCAGCGAAGGGGTTAACGGGAAGACGTTGACATATTTATCGATGTCAAAGTTACTATCCTGCTGCTCAACAACATTTTTTCCCGATGTAGAAAGATGCTGACCGGGTTCGATCGTACACCCGCTGAGGATTGTGGCGGATACCAGCAAGGGTATCAATTTCATTTTGATTGTAATCATTTAGATCTTCGCTATCAGTTATTTATTGATAGAGGCGAAACCGCCGCTGTGTAAGCGTCCAACAAAAAGTAAATCCTGGCTGACTT is part of the Pantoea sp. Ep11b genome and harbors:
- the wcaK gene encoding colanic acid biosynthesis pyruvyl transferase WcaK; this translates as MKILLVGNHTCGNRGDGAILRGLIDSMRSARSDLDIDVISRYPTSSGYLLQQDIQQDALYLHNSKSGKGLVGSFKRKVANRLMPDIMMAHLGKGGVFKSFAVPPHLKAFTESLAKYDAIIQVGGSFFVDLYGVTQFDHALCALMAKKPIYLIGHSVGPFQNPRVNALANFVFDRVDSLVLRESVSLDLMKRDGVTSSKVAPGVDTAFLVRAREVENPSHNLLHWQGIIDGRKTIAITVRELAPFDKRLGVTQKEYEAAFGRVINAMIAEGYQVVAFSTCTGIDSYAKDDRMVALTLRDHVTQPEHYHVIMDEFNDLELGILLSHCHLTIGTRLHSAIISMNFGTPAVAINYEHKSMGVMNQLGLPQMATDVKSLMDGSLIDKVKTVLADYDNIKAKVDTAVANEREIGNRITEEILKVLG
- a CDS encoding phage tailspike protein yields the protein MKRREVLQTAASALVGALSVSTFSSYAAKSNGIALKPVDATDVPKGDVPILTPENVYAMPPQFWQGFEGKLWIGKAGADASKPGNQIPVYLRDASGKVSQIAQPIALNKGNFAQFIQDNAALIADPSHSMAVEDSNGQTLFNITDVSRPGAADFSQRLAQPAGYQLIGEIPSVAELRKTRPLFEGAKVKLKSWHEGREVGGGEFVGSFQTAQNDGGVNFSGEGFYWRRVVDDFNRLTLFDFGAIADGKTDCAPAIMAMFQWSQQANQQICVQFPAGTFMVSACNLGDKYLNFFRISGAMVNFGYFPATTIVSDGKSDFVFQMNARRVELSNLIFNGNSDKSPNQQGFFHNTCPGGQYFRGACLRFNAVGGTAISLQDTLDCKIDQWYASRCSGDVIKSGWSGQKQGKWDHSTAIELSNFNAQHCRGGKVLNLPRCGQSIIHNGWIEHCDNPGDLSNGQWIVDALSLEDCKNPLIAHNTRLNMRQTSLQSGSWIDNSMQGERLLSIWEMGSTRVESWGVALDGSLKYNYLTSRWRLENNTNQETWFDLGSLYSPTVGDSWEIEIFGQSQFSNGSGDKPLMNLIGDKTTGGRAVIHVQRKKDRSEASWSAEGSSPVIDVRYVAEHDTDVRIFVKLAGWTPSAGVLVKTNGKDRFVTGRCARINARMEKSNPPAGDATKRAPQRFSLHNGKAGVGANEQGDLLMASRPLSADQVDTSKPEGFVSVVINGRQVALPYFAIKS
- a CDS encoding glycosyltransferase family 4 protein yields the protein MKKIVLVIKDAYSYAGTENICNFMSECLGETHDVTIYSLEGSGKTFYPFEHVREIVSFEGQSNPIKSAVTRINREGFDTVFLISMGRLSVMFAFWNLLAMKKKRGKAYACEHIAINSFSKPIRFLKFLLLRYYDRVIVLTEKDHQVFSRWRIPSMPIPNPVVYKNYPRQTRHRQALAVGRLDNQKGFDLLLDIWRDFARNHPDWTLVIAGDGELRQQLHDQAAVLGITDSVKFVGKVSNINDYYRDSDMALMTSRYEGLPLVLLEAKSWSLPVVAYDCPTGPQEIINHGEDGFLVPMNDKATFLARMEQLASDDALFYAMSEKTKQTALKFDGNQIRQSWLSLV
- a CDS encoding glycosyltransferase family 2 protein, which gives rise to MNTSVGTVGIVMPMYNARQTVLRAVQSVINQHYTDWHLYLVNDKSTDDSLEFVREHCQDPRITILDNAVNMGAAETRNVGLRAATEEIIAFLDSDDEWHADKLTQQVAAIAAGDDFVITEYYYKTRKAEHDITYGKPYLQQENFVKKQYRVCFSSVCFRRPPQGLFFQRKGHEDFLFLYELFTRYKQARVIQTILVNYYELGDSLSRNKNKAAQWHLELLRIIYKNNPLKIYYYYAWYMVNGVLFTLKHR
- a CDS encoding glycosyltransferase family 2 protein: MKDIRFSIVIPAYNASESIVTTLDCVKAQTYRNFDVIIVDDKSADAAALAEVVRSERYQDLDINLVLSEVKLNGAGARNKGIELATGDYVSFLDADDEWAADKLQQVSEKIARLEAQGKQNFIIFSQVNIYQDGSFLKVMPMQPPGKNETVAEYLFGCYGFIQTSTIVLKREDAAKIQFDTRYIRHQDYDFCIRADRMGYEFVMIAAPLANYHLITKFGSKHKGESVKYSMFWLDAMKPHLTPRDIHTYKAFKLPLRYKMDGKSLMASLSFARYFFLTNKDNRAYFMNRVRDKVKARFGGEKAIS
- a CDS encoding EpsG family protein → MAPYWYVSGFLLLLSLFEIALKKDERTNHVLTWLLCFAAVVLIIFGGIRGLGTGMDDFQYRSFFEDFVRRIEINGFFKTVAFFRYEPLIFVTAWLTSLISHNASIFLFFFCAIAVSINTYFFRKMSPYPVLALVLYSAHIFINKDINQIRFGLSSALFLGVLWSIYLRHYWWAFVFFILSFTSHNTGVMVVTLIPFLFIRDWRWWPVIIIVASLPLSVVGGSSFIALIAGHLGSLGERASGYNNDPSYAMGGSILAVSNLKNIMLVFVFFYFMLTDELKRENYAQYRLNYLLILSFAIGGAIRIFLYNFPSGSRLSNYLQQVEPIILTSLIYQARRSWKPVLFGMLVFFLLYYLYYNTISTKQAVTGYEVAREFWLIH
- the wzc gene encoding tyrosine-protein kinase Wzc, yielding MNIKNKVSTAPGEDSNGWDLAHLVGQLIDHRWIIVAVTAFFMLAGTLYTLFATPIYSADALVQVEQKNASTVLNEIDSILPPTPASDTEIEILESRMVIGKTVDDLGLDTVVEQNYFPVIGKGLSRLMGNKPATIAISRLEIPRTIDKRNVELEVTGPDSYTVSKDGDELFKGKVGQLESHGDVSMLVSDIKADEGTSFTVTKLNDLQAIRSVLSNLTVADKGKDTGVLGLEYLGEDPDQISKVLNQIVNNYLLQNVERKSEQAEKSLQFLRTQLPAVRSKLDEAEDKLNTFRRQNESVDLSLEAKSALDSSVSVQSQLNELTFREAEVSQLFTKDHPTYRALLEKRKTLEGEQAQLNKKISAMPQTQQEILRLTRDVQSGQEIYMQLLNRQQELGISKASTVGDVRIIDSAQTANAPVAPKKLLIIAASLIAGLFVSVGLVLLKALLHHGIENPDQLEELGMNVYASVPLSDWQRKKDTEALARRASKSKVKTDPHETLLALGNPTDLSIEAIRSLRTSLHFAMMEAKNNILMITGASPGIGKTFICANLATLIAKAGQRVLFIDGDMRRGYTHELLGAENKAGLSNVLSGKTEFSPALIQQGVYGFDFLPRGQVPPNPSELLMHRRMGELLDWASKNYDLVLIDTPPILAVTDASIIGKLAGTSLMVARFEANTTKEVDVSFKRFAQNGIEIKGVILNAVVRKAANAYGYGYDYYAYDYGKTEKS
- a CDS encoding protein tyrosine phosphatase (Wzb shows phosphatase activity towards the autophosphorylated Wzc protein, which induces colanic acid biosynthesis; catalyzes the phosphorylation of UDP-glucose dehydrogenase, an enzyme involved in colanic acid biosynthesis), with translation MITSVLVVCVGNICRSPTGERMFKRALPDLDVRSAGLGALVGHPADRMASEVAAAQGLSLEGHQAQQLTAEMCRNVDLILVMEKRHIDQVNRIDPAARGKTMLLGHWLNQKEIADPYRKSREAFEEIYGLLENATQKWVNVLSR